The Arachis ipaensis cultivar K30076 chromosome B07, Araip1.1, whole genome shotgun sequence genome includes a window with the following:
- the LOC107607186 gene encoding protein FAR1-RELATED SEQUENCE 5-like, with product MIIPKELGRRGWRVVLDEAKLKIYYDATGSVWKVRKIVDEHNHTIALAMFRHLLPSHRKMSDGDKAQVDSMKQFRIATSKIMAFMAGQSATTISYLEGEANADLMTVARYTRMADDQLGSLFWAKGAIMADYQLFDDVLDFDTTYWLNNYKKPLIVFSRSNHHRQTCILVVTYADKSMCATINEVLPSARHRLCGSHLEKNCVQRVKDAKFRRVFKKEIYANFYPYELEECEGITAFIKGFLKFTDSILELVHSLDQVVKHYRNNEVTTQFYSTYYTPVLTTELDSIDLFAWKLYT from the exons ATGATCATCCCTAAAGAGTTAGGGAGGAGAGGTTGGAGAGTCGTACTGGATGAAGCCAAACTGAAGATTTATTATGATGCAACTGGAAGTGTGTGGAAGGTAAGGAAGATTGTTGATGAACACAATCACACCATTGCTCTAGCTATGTTTAGGCATCTCCTACCAAGCCATCGGAAGATGAGTGACGGTGACAAAGCTCAGGTAGATAGTATGAAGCAATTTAGGATCGCTACATCAAAGATAATGGCTTTCATGGCTGGCCAGTCAG CAACAACAATAAGTTATTTGGAAGGCGAAGCAAATGCCGACTTGATGACAGTTGCAAGATACACACGAATGGCTGATGATCAACTGGGGAGTTTATTTTGGGCTAAAGGCGCGATAATGGCAGATTACCAACTTTTTGACGATGTGCTTGATTTTGATACAACGTATTGGTTAAACAATTATAAGAAGCCACTTATTGTCTTTTCTCGTTCAAATCATCATAGGCAGACGTGCATTTTGG TGGTAACATATGCGGATAAATCAATGTGTGCTACAATCAATGAGGTGTTGCCATCTGCGAGGCACCGGCTTTGTGGGTCGCACTTAGAGAAGAATTGTGTTCAACGAGTTAAGGATGCAAAATTTCGTCGAGTGTTCAAGAAGGAAATTTATGCAAACTTTTACCCATATGAGTTAGAAGA ATGTGAGGGCATTACTGCTTTCATCAAGGGATTCCTTAAGTTTACTGATAGTATACTAGAGTTGGTTCACAGCTTGGATCAAGTTGTGAAACACTATAGGAATAATGAGGTGACTACCCAATTCTATTCGACATACTACACTCCAGTTTTGACAACTGAGCTTGATTCCATCGATCTCTTTGCTTGGAAACTGTACACTTGA